Within the Nitrospira sp. genome, the region TGCGTGTGAAGAAGCTGCTCGCTTCCGATAACAGTTATAAGTTCATCCAGCAACTCAACGAACAGAAGAATGAACTTCTCGATTTCGCTGATCACTTTACCAATCTCGAACAGTTCTACGAACACCAAAAGTCCACGTGGGAAAGGTTACGGAAGGCGCATGGCCGTTTTCAGCGAAATCGCCTTGAGCTTGAGAGAGATGCGCTGGCTGGAATGGCGCTCAAACGGATGCAGCAAATCCTGAACGCGTCGAGTCCGTACAGCCTGATCAAAGAGACCGAGGGGCTCATTGCCACAGTCAGTACCATTAATAGCGCCCTCGTGGCTGCAGCTCGCCAGCAGGCTCTTGCCAAGATTGACGTGCATCTCGTCACAGTCACCAGGGATATTGAGGCAGCCAAGGGAGACGCAGGACTTCGCGCTGCCTGCATGAGGCCACTGGAAGAACTTAAGGGCGCAGTCCAGTCTGAAGAGAGTCTGGCTCACATCACACAAATAGAGACGGAGGCTCTGAAAGAATTCGATCTTGCAACCTCTCGGATAGAAGAATCTGTTCGGAAAGCCACAGAGCAGCCCAAGGAAAAAGGAGAGCAGCCCAAGCCTATTCTCAAGAAGAAACGGGTAGTGGAGCCGGCCAAGCTGGTCGCATCTCCCTATTTGGAAACGCAGGCGGATGTCGAAGCATTTCTTAAGACACTGCGATCGGAGTTGGAGCAGGCACTCACTAAGGACGAACGCATCGAGATCCGCTGAGAAGAGATCATGAGATTGGCAATATGAACCGCACCAAGCTCAAGACCTACGCCCCACAAGCTCGCCGGGATTTCATCCAGGCTGTCACAGATCGCGCTGCCTTCTATGGTCTGACTGAGAAGAAGATCGAACCCATCACCGAGAACGGCGACGTGGCTATTATCGGTGGCCGCGCCTTTCCTCGCGCTATTGCGAGCAAACGCAAAGCCTTGGAAGAACGGATTGCCCAATACGGCTTCGGGCAGACCATGGACGCAATTGCCTACACCTGGTTTAACCGCTTGGTCGCTATCCGGTACATGGAACTGCATGGGTATCTTGACCATGGCTACCGGGTACTGACCCATCCCGACGCATCGAAGTCGATTCCTGAGATCCTCGAACAGGCCGAACATCTCGATCTGCCGGGCTTGGACAAGCACAAGGTTATTGAGCTGAAATTGGAAGGCAGCAAAGAAGCTGAGCTGTACCGGATGCTGCTACTCGCTCAGTGCAACGCGTTGTACAAGACGATGCCGTTTCTCTTTGAGTGGATCGACGACGAAACAGAACTCCTCTTGCCCGATAACCTGCTCCACACAGACTCGCTGATCCGCAAGCTCGTCGGCGAGATCGACGAAAACGACTGGCAGGAGGTCGAGATCATCGGCTGGCTCTACCAGTTCTACATCGCCGAGCGCAAAGACGAAGTTATGGCCCGCAAGAGCGCCGTGCCGACGGAAGACATTCCGGCCGTCACCCAGCTCTTCACCCCGCATTGGATTGTCCGTTACCTTGTCGAGAACTCGCTCGGCCGCCTCTGGCTGCTGAACCGCCCCGGCTCCCGGCTTCGTGAGCAGATGCCCTACTATATCGAGGGGGAAACTGAGACCGACTTCCTCAAGATCACCAAGCCTGAGGACATCCGCCTGTTAGACCCCGCGTGCGGAAGCGGGCACATGCTCACCTATGCCTTCGACCTGCTCTTCCGTATCTACGAGGAAGAAGGCTACGTGCCAAACGAGATTCCTGCGCTCATCCTGAAGCACAATCTCTATGGTCTGGAAATCTGCCCCCGCGCGGCGCAGCTCGCCGAGCTGGCCCTCGTCTTCAAGGCCCGGGAAAAATCACGGCGCTTCTTTCAGCCCAGCACTCTTGTTCAGCCCCACATTCTTGCATTGCAAGACATCCGCTTCGACGAAGGCGAACTCCGCGACTACATCGCAGCGCTCGAACTCGGCACTCTCTTTAATGAGCCCATGCTGAAACTCCTACATCAGTTCGAGCAAGCCACCACCTTTGGTTCGCTCATTCAGCCCTGCCTGGACGAACAGAACATCACCTTTGCCCGTCAGGCCATGAAGACCAAAGACCTCGGCGGCCAGCTCTTTCTCCGTGAGACTCACGGCAAAGTCCTCCGCGTCTTGGAACAGGCGGAGATGTTGTGCCAGAGGTATCACGTTGTCGTGGCCAATCCGCCATATATGGGCGGGGGAGCGATGAATCCTCTTCTCAAAGAATATGTGAAGAAACATCTGACTTTGAGTAAACAAGACCTAATGACGTGCTTTATGCAGCGGGCAACAACGTTGGCAGTCCCCTTTGGCACGATAGCAGTAATTAATCTTCCCTCTTGGCTTTTTCTTTCTTCTTTTGAAGCCTTCAGAATCTACCTCATAGCAAATGAGACCATCTCCAGTTTGCTACATCTTGGGCGCGGTATATTCGGCTCAGATTTCGGGACGGTTGCGTTTGTGCTCAAGAATTGCCCGGCAAACGGACGCAAGGGGATTTATCGAAGGCTTTTTGAACGGCATGTTGAGGTCGATTCAGTGAATGAAATAGAGGCTAAGTTTCTGAATCAATCCTTCGGCAGGTTTGTTGCCGATCAAAGAGACTTTCTACAAATCCCTGGTGCGCCCATTGCCTATTGGGTCACTCCTGCAGTCAGGCATATTTTTGCTACTGCCACTCCATTGAAGGACATTGCAAAGCCAAGACAAGGTTTGGCTACGACCAACAATTCTGCGTTTCTAAGAATGTGGTATGAGCCGGCACTTGAGCGAATTGGATTTGAAATGACGTCTGAGAATGAGGCGGAGCAAAGCAGGCAAAAGTGGTTTCCTCTCCAGAAAGGAGGATCATTTCGGAAATGGTATGGGAATAACGAATATGTGCTGAATTATGAGCGCCGGGGGCAAACCATCTGTGACTATATCGACAACACACCTGGGGTGCGAGTTGGTTCCAATGGAAGAGTAATCAACCGACAATTTTACTTTCGAGAAGCAATCACCTGGTCGAGTCTCTCAATTTCGGCGCTTTCAATGCGCTATATGGGCAAAGGCTACATCTTCGAAACAAAAGGTTCTGCCTGTTTCTGTGATGACAGACTACTCTTGATGGAACTCCTCGGATACGCCAACAGTACTTTGGTAAATCAGTTTTTGCAGGCTCTATCTCCAACACTGGATTTCCACGAAGGGCCGATAGGCAATTTGCCGGTCATCCCGATTAGGTCTCATGCTCAGCAGAATCTTGTCGCTGAGTGTATTTCCATCTCCCGCGCCGACTGGGACAATTTCGAGACCTCCTGGGACTTCCGCGACCAGCCGCTGCTGCGGCCGGGGATGAAAGGCGCAACGCTGGAGGCGAGTTGGCGGAATTGGGCGGCGCATAGCACCGCCGCCATTCGTCGAATGAAGGAGCTGGAGACGGAAAACAACCGGCTCTTCATCGATGCCTACGGTCTCGCGGATGAGCTGACGCCAGAAGTCCCAGAGGACCAGATCACTCTCGCCCGCGCTGACCAGCGCAAGGACATGGCCGGCTTCCTCTCTTATGCCGTTGGCTGCATGATGGGCCGCTATTCGCTTGACAAGCCTGGACTCATCCTCGCTAACGCCAGCGACTCCCTGCGTGAGTTTCTAGCCAAAGTGGGACGGTCGCAGGATCAGCTCACCTTCGCCCCCGACGAGGACGGCATCATCCCCGTGCTCGATGGCGAGTGGTTCGAGGACGACATCGTGGCCCGTGTACATGCTTTTCTGCGAGCTGCCTTCGCTGAGACTACACTGGAAGTAAATCTAGGCTTTATTGAGGAATCGCTGGGCAAAGATCTGCGCAAATACTTCCTTGCCGACTTCTACAAGGACCACCTCAAAACCTACAAGAAGCGTCCGATCTACTGGCTGTTCTCCAGCGGCAAGGAGCGCGCGTTCCAATGCCTCGTCTATTTGCACCGGTATCAAGACGGCACGCTGGCCCGTATGCGCACGGAATATGTCATTCCGTTGCAAGGCAAAATGGCCGCTCGGATTGAACAACTGGCTTCCGAGACCCAGAAGGCATCTTCCACTTCCCAACGTAAGACACTGGAAAAGGAACGAGACAAGCTTCTGAAGCACCAAACTGAACTCCGGGCATTTGACGAGAAGCTGCGGCACTATGCCGATCAGCGGATCGCATTGGACCTCGACGACGGGGTGAAGGTCAATTATGGGAAGTTTGGCGATCTCCTCGCCGAGGTCAAAGCCGTGACAGGCGGAACGGACGAGGACTGATGGATGCTCGTCAAATTCAGGACACGCTCGACCGCATATATAAGGAAGAGGGAGCCAGGATTGTCTTCTGGAACGATCCCGACAAAGAGTTCCAGACTATTCTGCCTGCGCTGAACCTCGACGGGGTGAACATCATCCAGCTCAACGAGCTAGGCGCGCTCGAAGTGAAGATTCGTGTGGAGCGGGAGGACCCCACAGGGCGGTATCTGCTCTATTCCCCAAGTGAAGAGCCCGATTACGAGAACGATTGGCTTCTCGACGTGCGCCTGTATAGTCGCCCATTCCGGGCCGACCGCGCTTCGATTCTCCTCAATGAGCTTGGTTTGAAGAATCTCCACCTTCGCCAGTATTTGTCAGACCGCCGGAAGTTTTTTGACAACAAAGAACGGCTCCAAAAGCTGAAGAGCTTGGTTGAGCCCAATGATCTAGCCAGCGACCTGGACCGCAAAATGATCGCCACGGTCGTGAAGGCAGAGCAGCCGGAATGGTTCAACATCATCCGTACGCTCTACCATGCCTATACTGACAACGACGATGAGATTGACTTGCAGACGGAACCGGCAGCTTGGGAACAGATCGAGAAATTTGATTTAGACAAGCCTTTCTGGGAGATGGCCAAGACTACGTTCGGCTATTCGGAAGAGACTCCGACGCTTAAGAATCTTCTACTCAGACTCTTTGTGACCGACTACGTGCATCATCTGAAGGCCGCTCCGCCAAGTGCGCTTCTGCATTTAACTCTCCCGACACAGGGGCGCTCGAATGCCGTCGTCTGCCTTGGGCAATGGCGCGACAGCAGCAGCAAAGGCAGTAGCTATGACCGACTCTCCGAGGAAGTGGCGGCCCTGATTCACGTAGAAGATTACTTGCTCGGCTTGGAGATCACGGATTTGCTCGATGTGATGACGTTCCTTGTGGTGGAACGGGGGATCGCCAGCCGTCTGCGGGAGCGCGTGCATCAGACGGCGGACATGATCAACCCCGATGAAGTGCGGTCAATCGTCACCCGCAGGCAGGCTGGACACTGGGCTTCGCTCATGGTGAACGGTTCCCAGACGGTGCCGCGACGGGCGCTCCATGCGGTGTATGACGCGCTGGTTGCTGCCGCTGATTTCTTTGCCCTGCGGAACCAACATCGAGACGGGTTCGCCTTTCTCGATGCGACGGCTCTCTATCGGGCCTACGAGGGAAAGTTATTCCGTTTTGACCAACTGTATCGCCATTTCTGCGAAGCCGCTGATCATGCCGAGGCACAAGGCTGGAACATCCTGAAGCCGTTGCGGGAGTTGATCGAGGATTGTTATGCGAATTGGTACGTCCCGACGCTCTCATTAGCCTGGGGAAACTTTCTTGATCCCCAAGGCACGGCCCAACTTCTTAGCAAGTGGCAGCTCGAACAGATCCCCAGCCAGCAAGAGTTCTTCAACCGTCAGGTGCGTCCTCGTCTGGAGGAAGCGGAGAATCGGAAGGCGTATGTCATCATCAGCGACGCGTTCCGCTACGAGGCGGCCCAGGAACTTACGCAAGAGCTTAATGGCACATACCGCTTTGAAGCGACATTGGCTTCGCAGCTTGGTGTCTTGCCCTCATACACCGCTCTTGGGATGGCGAGCTTGCTCCCTTACAACACGTTGTCGTTTAAGCCAAATGGCGACGTCTTGGTGGATGGGAAGTCCACCTCTTCGACAGAACTGCGGGGGGAAGTCCTAGGATCAGTTGAGGGGGTAGCCTGCAAGGCCAGCGAGTTGGTGTCGATGAAGAAAGAACAAGGTCGTGAATTTGTGAGCGGTAAACGGGTTGTCTACATTTACCACGACACGGTCGATGCGATTGGCGATAAGGCTGCGACAGAGGAGAAAACATTTGAATCGGTACGAACGGCGATCGGCGAACTGGCTTCTCTCGTGGCCTATGTCATCAACAGTCTGAATGGCAACCATGTGGTCATTACGGCGGATCACGGGTTCCTTTTCACAGAGTCTTCACCCGGTGAGCCGGAAAAGAGCAAGTTGGATGAGAAGCCAAACGGGACCGTGCGAGCCAAAAAG harbors:
- the pglX gene encoding BREX-1 system adenine-specific DNA-methyltransferase PglX, which translates into the protein MNRTKLKTYAPQARRDFIQAVTDRAAFYGLTEKKIEPITENGDVAIIGGRAFPRAIASKRKALEERIAQYGFGQTMDAIAYTWFNRLVAIRYMELHGYLDHGYRVLTHPDASKSIPEILEQAEHLDLPGLDKHKVIELKLEGSKEAELYRMLLLAQCNALYKTMPFLFEWIDDETELLLPDNLLHTDSLIRKLVGEIDENDWQEVEIIGWLYQFYIAERKDEVMARKSAVPTEDIPAVTQLFTPHWIVRYLVENSLGRLWLLNRPGSRLREQMPYYIEGETETDFLKITKPEDIRLLDPACGSGHMLTYAFDLLFRIYEEEGYVPNEIPALILKHNLYGLEICPRAAQLAELALVFKAREKSRRFFQPSTLVQPHILALQDIRFDEGELRDYIAALELGTLFNEPMLKLLHQFEQATTFGSLIQPCLDEQNITFARQAMKTKDLGGQLFLRETHGKVLRVLEQAEMLCQRYHVVVANPPYMGGGAMNPLLKEYVKKHLTLSKQDLMTCFMQRATTLAVPFGTIAVINLPSWLFLSSFEAFRIYLIANETISSLLHLGRGIFGSDFGTVAFVLKNCPANGRKGIYRRLFERHVEVDSVNEIEAKFLNQSFGRFVADQRDFLQIPGAPIAYWVTPAVRHIFATATPLKDIAKPRQGLATTNNSAFLRMWYEPALERIGFEMTSENEAEQSRQKWFPLQKGGSFRKWYGNNEYVLNYERRGQTICDYIDNTPGVRVGSNGRVINRQFYFREAITWSSLSISALSMRYMGKGYIFETKGSACFCDDRLLLMELLGYANSTLVNQFLQALSPTLDFHEGPIGNLPVIPIRSHAQQNLVAECISISRADWDNFETSWDFRDQPLLRPGMKGATLEASWRNWAAHSTAAIRRMKELETENNRLFIDAYGLADELTPEVPEDQITLARADQRKDMAGFLSYAVGCMMGRYSLDKPGLILANASDSLREFLAKVGRSQDQLTFAPDEDGIIPVLDGEWFEDDIVARVHAFLRAAFAETTLEVNLGFIEESLGKDLRKYFLADFYKDHLKTYKKRPIYWLFSSGKERAFQCLVYLHRYQDGTLARMRTEYVIPLQGKMAARIEQLASETQKASSTSQRKTLEKERDKLLKHQTELRAFDEKLRHYADQRIALDLDDGVKVNYGKFGDLLAEVKAVTGGTDED
- the pglZ gene encoding BREX-1 system phosphatase PglZ type A, which encodes MDARQIQDTLDRIYKEEGARIVFWNDPDKEFQTILPALNLDGVNIIQLNELGALEVKIRVEREDPTGRYLLYSPSEEPDYENDWLLDVRLYSRPFRADRASILLNELGLKNLHLRQYLSDRRKFFDNKERLQKLKSLVEPNDLASDLDRKMIATVVKAEQPEWFNIIRTLYHAYTDNDDEIDLQTEPAAWEQIEKFDLDKPFWEMAKTTFGYSEETPTLKNLLLRLFVTDYVHHLKAAPPSALLHLTLPTQGRSNAVVCLGQWRDSSSKGSSYDRLSEEVAALIHVEDYLLGLEITDLLDVMTFLVVERGIASRLRERVHQTADMINPDEVRSIVTRRQAGHWASLMVNGSQTVPRRALHAVYDALVAAADFFALRNQHRDGFAFLDATALYRAYEGKLFRFDQLYRHFCEAADHAEAQGWNILKPLRELIEDCYANWYVPTLSLAWGNFLDPQGTAQLLSKWQLEQIPSQQEFFNRQVRPRLEEAENRKAYVIISDAFRYEAAQELTQELNGTYRFEATLASQLGVLPSYTALGMASLLPYNTLSFKPNGDVLVDGKSTSSTELRGEVLGSVEGVACKASELVSMKKEQGREFVSGKRVVYIYHDTVDAIGDKAATEEKTFESVRTAIGELASLVAYVINSLNGNHVVITADHGFLFTESSPGEPEKSKLDEKPNGTVRAKKRYVIGHNLPDHESVWHGKTAVTAGAEGGMEFWIPKAANRFHFTGGARFVHGGAMLQEIVVPVITVKHKKDKSTREDTKVKSVTVHVLGASHKVTTNRHRFELIQVEPVSERVKPITLKVAIYEGDNVVTNVETVTFDSTSDKMDERKKWVHVVLQDHQYHKNTAYRLVLRDADTGIEQQSVPVTIDRVFADDF